In a genomic window of Erigeron canadensis isolate Cc75 chromosome 5, C_canadensis_v1, whole genome shotgun sequence:
- the LOC122599728 gene encoding protein LIKE COV 1-like: protein MGDEKSGGSSTRDRELLIPVANTAGDDGAASSKPSPSSTSSSHNAGRETFSKVVRSWASKKFMTGCVILLPIAITFYITWWFIHFVDGFFSPIYDQLGIDIFGLGFMTSIMFIFLVGVFMSSWLGASVLSLGEWFIKRMPFVRHIYNASKQISSAISPDQNTQAFKEVAIIRHPRIGEYAFGFITSSVTLQNYSGEEELYSVYVPTNHLYIGDIFLVNSKDVIRPNLSVREGIEIVVSGGMSMPQILSTLDLSENVDRPRNNRS, encoded by the exons ATGGGGGATGAAAAATCAGGAGGAAGCAGCACTAGAGATCGGGAGCTGCTTATTCCCGTCGCTAACACCGCCGGAGATGACGGCGCCGCCTCTTCTAAACCCTCGCCGTCTTCTACTTCATCTTCTCATAACGCCGGCCGTGag ACTTTTTCCAAAGTTGTCAGGAGTTGGGCTTCTAAAAAGTTCATGACAGGATG TGTCATCCTGTTGCCTATAGCTATTACTTTCTACATAACGTGGTGGTTCATACATTTTGTGGATGGATTTTTCTCTCCAATCTATGATCAACTCGGCATAGATATATTTG GTCTTGGGTTTATGACTTccattatgtttatatttttggtcGGGGTGTTTATGTCGTCATGGTTGGGTGCATCTGTTCTGAGCCTTGGAGAGTGGTTCATCAAGCGGATGCCATTTGTTCGTCATATCTACAATGCCTCCAAGCAAATTAGCTCTGCAATATCTCCAG ATCAAAACACACAAGCATTCAAGGAAGTTGCTATTATTAGGCATCCTCGTATTGGTGAATATGCATTTGGTTTCATCACTTCATCTGTTACTCTTCag AATTATTCAGGGGAGGAAGAGCTATATTCTGTGTACGTCCCAACAAACCATCTTTACATTGGCGATATTTTCTTGGTCAATTCAAAGGATGTTATTAGACCAAACTTATCTGTTCGTGAAGGAATTG aaattgTGGTTTCTGGTGGTATGTCTATGCCACAAATACTATCGACGCTGGATTTAAGTGAGAATGTTGACAGACCTAGAAACAACAGAAGCTGA